The following are from one region of the Paenibacillus sp. KS-LC4 genome:
- a CDS encoding X2-like carbohydrate binding domain-containing protein — translation MTKRHYTSKWPRIGIFMLALLLMIQVCIPSIYAATTPDTFTTKSLEALPANSMAAGAYGNGVYVAVGTYGAIIKSTDADHWESVKTRADSNYTGVSAPASFSFYGVAYGNGVFVAVGTDGVILSSTDGVNWTQQASGVSSTITNVEYFTFNGAGAFYGLSLGKFVTSTNGTTWTTVVPTGLPSNKSITQVTVGENGTRLAVSSQEGKIYSTTNGTTWTSVRPMTPASTPADGANFMEWMNDRYFMIDISGHIWTSTNLSTFTLLGAPSKQDGVNATGQMRQGFYDGTHYYLFGSEGSKYGAVYTSTDATTWTQQPFEREFVDQNASYINGKYFLFGSEGISVSDTGSNWSYKWGGTFNEIIYDGTQYIAVGILGREGGIWTSNDLSAWTQQSVSGFADAFTAVAHGNGKYVAVAGPYHGATMLATSSNGTSWSLQAGLLGNETLTDVAYGNGVFVTAGQLSSANRAVIETSSDGVTWTERTLPTNTLNYLASVAYINNQFVALGNANDNSGNVTEIAILTSTDGINWTNHDSSYPNSTDFVTNIIFDGSKYILLGFDSSTYEMFTRTSADLATWSAPGLTGGYFVYGGSTFMEKKGNTLYGLFTDSSYESEDIFYSNDDGATWQASSTLDSSKRAAALMNLNNEVVVSGPNKLVMMTGVSASSAISPGSASFDKETSAQSDVAVTLTLNGNTLSSITNGGATLTAGTDYTVVGNTVTISKSYLAQQSVGVTNLAFNFSAGAAQTLAVTVSDTTPQNSQLSQTTASFDKETSAQADVAVTLTLNGNTLSSITNGGATLTAGTDYTVVGNTVTISKAYLAQQSVGVTNLAFNFSAGAAQTLAVTVSDTTPQNSQLSQTTASFDKETSAQADVAVTLTLNGNTLSSITNGGATLTAGTDYTVVGNTVTISKSYLAQQSVGVTNLAFNFSAGAAQTLAVTVSDTTPQNSQLSQTTASFDKETSAQSDVAVTLTLNGNTLSSITNGGATLTAGTDYTVVGNTVTISKAYLAQQSVGVTNLAFNFSAGAAQTLAVTVSDTTPQNSQLSQTTASFDKETSAQSDVAVTLTLNGNTLSSITNGGATLTAGTDYTVVGNTVTISKAYLAQQSVGVTNLAFNFSAGAAQTLAVTVSDTTPQNSQLSQTTASFDKETSAQSDVAVTLTLNGNTLSSITNGGATLTAGTDYTVVGNTVTISKSYLAQQSVGVTNLAFNFSAGAAQTLAVTVSDTTAQNSQLSQTTASFDKETSAQADVAVTLTLNGNTLSSITNGGATLTAGTDYTVVGNVVTISKAYLAQQSVGTTNLSFNFSAGAAQTLAVTVSDTTAQNSQLSQTTASFDKEASAQADVAVTLTLNGNTLSSITNGGATLTAGTDYTVVGNTVTISKAYLTQQSVGVTNLAFNFSAGAAQTLAVTVSDTTAQNSQLSQTTASFDKEASAQADVAVTLTLNGNTLGGITNGMSALTPMVDYTVVGNVVTISKSYLAQQPVGTTNLSFNFSAGAAQTLAVSISDSTAPAAQDSSLSQTTASFDKETSAQADVAVTLTLNGNTLGGITNGMSALMPMVDYTIVGNVVTISKSYLAQQPVGTTNLSFNFSAGAAQTLAITISDTTPANYEAPVLQAINVDNAKANLQWNPVDGADGYNVYMALQSGGYNTEVTSVGQSVYSYEATGLTNGTTYYFVVKAVFASDLSDASNERSVTPITVANAPTAVSATAGNGQATVAFTAPTDNGGSAITGYEILDAEGHTVATGSDSPITVTGLTNGTSYSFTVKAINGAGSSVSSVSSNTVTPLAPTSSGETTQPGSSSSSASGASGTGVDIWINGRLERIGSAATSNVNGSTTTTITVDQALLEQKLAAEGQGAVITIPLLGNSSNIVIGELTGQMIKNMEQKQAVLELKTDRATYTVPAQQINVDAISKQLGQAVSLNDITLRIEIGTLTDNMMKIVQGSADKGGFTLSAPSLDFSVSAVYNNQILPITKFSVYVERTVALPAGIDPNQITTGIVVEPDGTVRHVPTKVVEDKGQYFVQINSLTNSAYSIVWHPLEFKDVANHWAKASVNNMGSRLVINGTGNELFSPNKDITRAEFAAIIVRGLGLKLENSAASFTDVQSADWYGSAVQTASAYGLINGFEDGSFRPNDKITREQAMAIIAKAMKITGLKDTLPAVESGELLGRYKDAAKTSAWATAGIADVLQAEIVTGRSDTQLAPKANMTRAEVAVIIERLLKTSGLI, via the coding sequence ATGACAAAAAGGCATTACACTTCGAAATGGCCGCGAATAGGAATTTTTATGCTCGCTTTACTCCTTATGATTCAAGTTTGTATCCCTTCTATTTATGCAGCCACTACGCCGGACACCTTCACGACGAAGAGCTTGGAAGCGTTGCCTGCAAATTCCATGGCAGCTGGAGCTTATGGCAACGGAGTGTACGTTGCTGTTGGGACTTATGGGGCAATTATTAAATCTACAGATGCCGATCATTGGGAAAGTGTAAAAACAAGGGCGGATTCTAATTATACTGGAGTATCTGCTCCAGCAAGCTTTAGTTTTTATGGCGTTGCTTATGGCAATGGTGTCTTTGTTGCCGTTGGTACTGATGGGGTTATTTTGAGCTCCACGGATGGCGTGAATTGGACACAGCAGGCCTCAGGGGTTTCTTCCACCATTACTAATGTCGAATATTTTACGTTTAATGGGGCTGGAGCTTTTTATGGACTCTCTCTAGGGAAGTTTGTTACCTCTACTAATGGTACGACTTGGACTACGGTTGTGCCTACTGGATTACCTTCAAATAAATCCATCACTCAAGTAACAGTGGGAGAAAATGGGACGCGCCTCGCTGTGTCGAGTCAGGAAGGCAAAATTTATTCGACGACTAATGGCACGACGTGGACTTCCGTTCGGCCAATGACTCCTGCCTCAACCCCCGCTGATGGAGCCAATTTTATGGAATGGATGAATGACCGTTATTTTATGATTGATATTAGCGGCCACATCTGGACCTCTACCAATCTCTCTACTTTCACCTTACTGGGTGCCCCGTCTAAGCAAGATGGAGTAAATGCAACCGGCCAAATGAGACAAGGCTTTTATGATGGCACGCATTATTATTTGTTCGGCAGTGAGGGAAGCAAGTATGGCGCTGTTTATACATCTACAGATGCGACAACTTGGACCCAGCAGCCTTTTGAACGAGAGTTTGTTGATCAGAATGCCTCCTATATAAATGGAAAATATTTTTTGTTTGGCAGTGAAGGGATAAGCGTCTCGGACACGGGCTCGAATTGGAGCTACAAATGGGGCGGGACTTTTAATGAAATTATATATGACGGTACCCAATATATTGCCGTTGGAATATTGGGAAGAGAAGGAGGGATTTGGACTTCCAATGATCTTTCTGCATGGACGCAGCAAAGTGTATCAGGATTTGCAGATGCTTTTACAGCAGTCGCACACGGAAATGGCAAGTACGTGGCAGTTGCCGGACCTTATCACGGTGCAACAATGCTTGCTACCTCCAGCAACGGTACAAGCTGGAGCCTGCAAGCTGGCCTGCTTGGCAATGAAACTTTAACTGATGTTGCTTATGGAAATGGCGTGTTTGTGACCGCTGGTCAATTATCCTCTGCCAATAGAGCAGTGATTGAGACATCGTCGGACGGTGTTACGTGGACTGAGCGGACCTTGCCTACCAATACGTTGAACTATTTAGCCTCGGTTGCTTATATTAATAATCAATTTGTTGCTCTTGGAAATGCTAATGATAACAGTGGAAATGTGACTGAGATTGCAATCCTGACCTCAACTGATGGAATAAATTGGACGAATCACGATAGCAGTTATCCTAATTCAACCGATTTCGTAACCAATATAATTTTTGATGGCAGCAAATATATTTTGCTTGGGTTCGATTCATCAACCTATGAAATGTTTACCCGTACGAGTGCGGATCTTGCGACATGGTCTGCTCCTGGTTTAACAGGTGGTTATTTCGTATATGGTGGTTCGACATTTATGGAAAAGAAAGGCAATACGCTTTATGGGCTTTTTACAGATAGCAGTTATGAATCTGAGGACATTTTTTATTCAAATGATGATGGGGCTACTTGGCAGGCGTCCTCTACACTAGATAGTTCAAAGAGAGCAGCTGCATTAATGAACCTCAATAATGAAGTTGTTGTATCCGGGCCTAACAAGCTGGTCATGATGACAGGAGTTTCAGCTTCTTCGGCGATCTCACCAGGTTCAGCGAGCTTCGATAAAGAAACATCTGCACAGTCGGATGTAGCCGTAACGTTGACGCTGAACGGGAATACGCTGAGCAGCATCACGAATGGAGGAGCGACGCTAACAGCGGGAACAGATTATACGGTGGTCGGCAACACGGTAACGATCAGTAAATCGTATTTGGCACAGCAGTCTGTAGGCGTGACGAACCTCGCGTTTAATTTCAGCGCAGGAGCAGCGCAAACGTTGGCAGTAACGGTGAGCGACACGACACCGCAAAACAGCCAATTGAGCCAGACAACAGCGAGCTTCGATAAAGAAACATCAGCGCAAGCAGATGTAGCCGTTACGTTGACGCTGAACGGGAATACGCTGAGCAGCATCACGAATGGAGGAGCGACGCTAACAGCGGGAACAGATTATACGGTGGTCGGCAACACGGTAACGATCAGCAAAGCCTATTTGGCACAGCAGTCTGTAGGCGTGACGAACCTCGCGTTTAATTTCAGCGCAGGAGCAGCGCAAACGTTGGCAGTAACGGTGAGCGACACGACACCGCAAAACAGCCAATTGAGCCAGACGACAGCGAGCTTCGATAAAGAAACATCAGCGCAAGCAGATGTAGCCGTAACGTTGACGCTGAACGGGAATACGCTGAGCAGCATCACGAATGGAGGAGCGACGCTAACAGCGGGAACAGATTATACGGTGGTCGGCAACACGGTAACGATCAGTAAATCGTATTTGGCACAGCAGTCTGTAGGCGTGACGAACCTCGCGTTTAATTTCAGCGCAGGAGCAGCGCAAACGTTGGCAGTAACGGTGAGCGACACGACACCGCAAAACAGCCAATTGAGCCAGACGACAGCGAGCTTCGATAAAGAAACATCCGCACAGTCGGATGTAGCCGTAACGTTGACGCTGAACGGCAATACGCTGAGCAGCATCACGAATGGAGGAGCGACGCTGACAGCGGGAACAGATTATACGGTGGTCGGCAACACGGTAACGATCAGCAAAGCGTATTTGGCACAGCAGTCTGTAGGCGTGACGAACCTCGCGTTTAATTTCAGCGCAGGAGCAGCGCAAACGTTGGCAGTAACGGTGAGCGACACAACACCGCAAAACAGCCAATTGAGCCAGACGACAGCGAGCTTCGATAAAGAAACATCCGCACAGTCGGATGTAGCCGTAACGTTGACGCTGAACGGGAATACGCTGAGCAGCATCACGAATGGAGGAGCGACGCTAACAGCGGGAACAGATTATACGGTGGTCGGCAACACGGTAACGATCAGCAAAGCGTATTTGGCACAGCAGTCTGTAGGCGTGACGAACCTCGCGTTTAATTTCAGCGCAGGAGCAGCACAAACGTTGGCAGTAACGGTGAGCGACACAACACCGCAAAACAGCCAATTGAGCCAGACGACAGCAAGCTTCGATAAAGAAACATCCGCACAGTCGGATGTAGCCGTTACGTTGACGCTGAACGGCAATACGCTGAGCAGCATCACGAATGGAGGAGCGACGCTAACAGCGGGAACAGATTATACGGTGGTCGGCAACACGGTAACGATCAGTAAATCGTATTTGGCACAGCAGTCTGTAGGCGTGACGAACCTCGCGTTTAATTTCAGCGCAGGAGCAGCGCAAACATTGGCAGTAACGGTAAGCGACACGACGGCGCAAAACAGCCAATTGAGCCAGACGACGGCGAGCTTCGATAAAGAAACATCAGCGCAAGCAGATGTAGCCGTTACGTTGACGCTGAACGGCAATACGCTGAGCAGCATCACGAATGGAGGAGCGACGCTAACAGCGGGAACGGACTACACAGTTGTGGGCAACGTAGTGACAATCAGTAAAGCCTATTTAGCGCAGCAGTCTGTAGGCACGACAAACCTATCGTTTAATTTCAGCGCAGGAGCAGCACAAACCCTGGCAGTAACGGTGAGCGACACGACGGCGCAAAACAGCCAATTGAGCCAGACGACAGCGAGCTTCGATAAAGAAGCATCGGCGCAAGCAGATGTAGCCGTTACGTTGACGCTGAACGGCAATACGCTGAGCAGCATCACGAATGGAGGAGCGACGCTGACAGCGGGAACAGATTATACGGTGGTCGGCAACACGGTAACGATCAGCAAAGCGTATTTGACACAGCAGTCTGTAGGCGTGACGAACCTCGCGTTTAATTTCAGCGCAGGAGCAGCGCAAACGTTGGCAGTAACGGTGAGCGACACGACGGCGCAAAACAGCCAATTGAGCCAGACGACAGCGAGCTTCGATAAAGAAGCATCAGCGCAAGCGGATGTAGCTGTAACGTTGACGTTGAACGGCAATACATTGGGCGGTATCACGAATGGTATGTCAGCTCTGACACCAATGGTAGACTACACGGTTGTAGGCAACGTAGTAACGATCAGTAAATCGTATTTGGCTCAACAGCCAGTTGGTACGACGAATTTATCGTTTAATTTCAGTGCGGGAGCAGCGCAGACATTGGCGGTTTCAATTAGCGACTCCACAGCTCCAGCGGCGCAGGATAGCAGCTTGAGCCAGACGACGGCGAGCTTCGATAAAGAAACATCGGCGCAAGCGGATGTAGCTGTAACGTTGACGTTGAACGGCAATACATTGGGCGGTATTACGAATGGTATGTCAGCTCTGATGCCAATGGTTGACTATACGATTGTAGGCAACGTAGTAACGATCAGTAAATCGTATTTGGCCCAACAGCCAGTTGGTACGACGAATTTATCGTTTAATTTCAGTGCAGGAGCAGCGCAGACGTTAGCGATAACCATTAGCGACACAACGCCTGCAAATTACGAGGCACCTGTCTTGCAAGCTATTAATGTAGATAATGCGAAGGCAAATCTGCAATGGAATCCAGTAGATGGAGCAGATGGCTACAACGTGTATATGGCTCTGCAATCGGGGGGCTACAATACAGAAGTTACGAGCGTCGGCCAGTCGGTATACAGCTATGAAGCAACGGGATTGACGAATGGAACTACCTACTATTTTGTAGTAAAAGCCGTTTTTGCCAGCGACCTGAGCGATGCCTCCAATGAGCGTTCCGTGACACCGATAACGGTTGCGAATGCGCCGACAGCGGTATCCGCCACAGCTGGAAATGGTCAAGCAACTGTCGCATTCACAGCACCAACCGATAACGGTGGAAGTGCTATTACTGGCTATGAGATTCTAGATGCGGAAGGACACACAGTAGCGACGGGTTCGGATAGTCCGATCACCGTTACAGGTCTCACGAACGGGACGAGCTATTCCTTCACGGTAAAAGCGATTAATGGTGCGGGCTCTAGTGTATCATCCGTTTCATCCAATACCGTTACGCCATTAGCTCCTACAAGCAGTGGTGAAACGACACAGCCAGGCTCTTCGTCCTCCTCAGCCTCAGGAGCATCTGGTACAGGCGTAGACATCTGGATTAATGGGCGTTTGGAGAGAATCGGAAGTGCAGCTACATCGAATGTAAATGGCAGCACTACGACTACGATTACAGTCGATCAAGCTTTGCTGGAGCAGAAGCTCGCCGCAGAAGGTCAAGGTGCGGTTATTACGATTCCGCTGCTAGGCAATAGCTCAAACATCGTTATTGGCGAGCTGACAGGACAAATGATTAAAAATATGGAGCAAAAGCAAGCTGTGCTTGAGCTCAAAACTGATCGGGCAACCTATACGGTGCCTGCACAGCAAATCAACGTGGATGCGATCTCGAAACAGTTGGGTCAAGCCGTATCGCTGAATGATATTACGCTTCGAATTGAGATCGGTACTTTAACGGATAATATGATGAAAATTGTGCAGGGGTCAGCAGACAAAGGTGGATTTACGTTGTCAGCACCTTCACTGGATTTTTCAGTGAGTGCGGTATACAACAATCAGATTCTCCCTATTACTAAGTTTAGTGTATATGTAGAACGGACTGTCGCCTTGCCGGCTGGCATTGATCCGAATCAAATTACAACCGGCATCGTAGTCGAGCCGGACGGTACGGTTCGCCATGTTCCGACTAAGGTTGTAGAGGATAAGGGCCAATATTTTGTCCAAATCAACAGCTTGACCAATAGTGCTTATTCGATTGTATGGCATCCGCTTGAATTTAAAGATGTTGCCAATCACTGGGCCAAGGCTTCGGTCAATAATATGGGCTCGCGTCTTGTCATCAATGGAACAGGCAATGAGCTATTCAGTCCAAACAAAGATATTACGCGTGCAGAGTTTGCAGCAATTATCGTGAGGGGGCTGGGGCTTAAGCTTGAAAATAGTGCGGCCTCATTTACCGATGTCCAATCGGCTGATTGGTACGGTTCTGCTGTTCAAACAGCGAGCGCCTATGGTTTAATTAATGGGTTTGAGGACGGCTCCTTCCGTCCGAACGACAAAATTACCCGTGAGCAGGCGATGGCGATTATTGCTAAAGCTATGAAGATCACAGGATTGAAGGACACGCTCCCGGCAGTAGAGTCAGGAGAGTTGCTAGGCCGCTATAAGGATGCTGCAAAAACGTCCGCTTGGGCAACTGCGGGTATTGCTGATGTGCTGCAAGCCGAAATCGTTACAGGCAGAAGCGACACGCAGCTGGCACCAAAAGCGAATATGACGCGCGCAGAGGTAGCAGTAATTATCGAGCGCCTATTGAAAACCTCCGGTTTAATCTAA
- a CDS encoding methyl-accepting chemotaxis protein, whose amino-acid sequence MLKLPLRWRLALLAAIPLIAYVLSSLYYLNGQQQMVRTMTTQIYDTSTQVSSLILNADRDMYQAYQAYLKVESGTLNATEVDEARKDLADNIAQVAERVGKATVIIEAQSLQTLAYGESGRTIEDILGQFQPKYEFWSSAAVQAAAGDQHQFRNAEIDDAFKDSRSGINEIVDSLDMHAELTIAAINKQVDQNRLVAFITITLVTLLLVIVVIITVRQIMRTVRMIVAKSNQVAAGDLTVQRDENPGKDELGRISAAVDHMIDTMRKLIAGISESSVEVSAASSQLTAASQESTEAAEHTAIRIQEVAQSSMVQARTAQETSRAIEEMAVGIQRIAENTTSIAIHSSETSEQTEQSQQALAALITQMEDVRSVITKLSESIQSLEHRSQQIGKIAQNITAFAGQTNILSLNASIEAARAGEQGKGFAVVAEEIRKLAAASLESAEGINTLVAGTRSEIASAAGFMATTVQEVANGGGQLKIVQERLDAISIAIEQIANQLHDNSAIAEQLSAGSQQISASTESAAAGAASNLEKTDDVAAATEEQLAQMEHIAASAQALNRIVSDLETAISAFKVS is encoded by the coding sequence ATGTTAAAACTACCTTTACGCTGGCGGCTTGCTCTGCTTGCTGCAATTCCGCTTATTGCGTATGTGTTGTCGAGCTTGTATTACCTAAACGGTCAGCAGCAAATGGTTCGTACGATGACAACACAGATTTATGACACATCCACTCAGGTCAGTTCACTTATTTTGAATGCAGACCGCGACATGTATCAAGCCTATCAAGCGTATTTAAAAGTGGAGTCCGGTACGTTAAACGCGACTGAAGTGGATGAAGCACGCAAAGATCTGGCCGATAATATTGCTCAGGTAGCCGAACGTGTTGGAAAAGCAACCGTTATTATTGAAGCGCAATCTTTGCAAACATTGGCTTATGGTGAGTCTGGCCGCACGATTGAGGACATTTTGGGGCAATTCCAGCCAAAATATGAATTTTGGTCCTCTGCTGCCGTACAGGCCGCTGCCGGAGATCAGCACCAGTTCCGCAATGCCGAAATTGACGACGCTTTTAAAGACAGCCGCTCCGGTATTAACGAGATTGTAGATAGCTTAGACATGCATGCGGAGCTGACGATTGCGGCAATCAACAAGCAAGTAGATCAAAATCGACTTGTTGCATTCATAACGATTACTTTAGTTACGCTTCTTCTAGTCATTGTTGTTATCATCACCGTCCGTCAAATTATGCGGACTGTCCGCATGATCGTTGCTAAATCCAATCAAGTGGCAGCAGGAGATTTAACGGTACAGCGCGATGAAAATCCTGGGAAGGACGAGCTTGGCCGGATTTCAGCAGCCGTCGATCATATGATTGACACGATGCGCAAGCTGATTGCCGGCATTTCGGAGTCTTCCGTCGAGGTAAGCGCAGCTTCCTCCCAGCTAACGGCTGCATCGCAGGAATCGACCGAGGCCGCAGAGCATACTGCGATTCGGATTCAAGAGGTTGCTCAAAGCTCAATGGTTCAAGCTAGAACGGCGCAGGAAACATCCCGTGCAATTGAAGAAATGGCGGTTGGCATTCAGCGTATTGCCGAAAATACAACTTCCATTGCCATACATTCCTCTGAAACGTCAGAGCAAACCGAGCAAAGCCAACAGGCGCTCGCTGCGCTCATCACACAGATGGAGGATGTTCGTTCCGTCATTACGAAGCTGTCGGAAAGCATTCAGTCTCTTGAGCATCGCTCGCAGCAAATCGGCAAAATCGCTCAAAATATTACCGCATTCGCCGGTCAAACGAATATTTTGTCGCTGAATGCCTCCATTGAGGCGGCACGGGCAGGAGAACAAGGCAAAGGCTTCGCCGTAGTTGCAGAGGAAATCCGCAAGCTGGCTGCGGCTTCGCTGGAATCAGCGGAAGGCATTAATACGCTCGTAGCTGGCACTCGCAGTGAGATTGCTAGTGCAGCGGGCTTTATGGCGACAACCGTTCAAGAGGTCGCAAATGGCGGCGGCCAGCTGAAGATTGTGCAGGAGAGGCTTGATGCTATCTCTATCGCGATTGAGCAAATTGCGAATCAGCTCCATGATAATTCAGCCATTGCAGAGCAATTATCCGCAGGCTCACAGCAAATTAGCGCTTCAACAGAATCAGCTGCAGCTGGCGCTGCCTCCAATTTAGAGAAAACAGATGATGTGGCGGCGGCAACGGAGGAACAGCTGGCACAGATGGAGCATATCGCGGCATCGGCACAAGCACTGAATCGCATTGTTAGCGATTTGGAAACAGCTATTTCCGCATTTAAAGTGAGCTGA